The Victivallis sp. Marseille-Q1083 DNA window GGGCTATGTCCGGCGGGCGCGGCTTTCCACGCTGGACGGTAACTACGTTCAGATGGCCAAACGTTACCGGCAGTACGCCAGGGAACATGGTAAATTTGTCGGTTTGAACGAAAAAATCGCCCGGACGCCGGTACTGGAAAAGCTGCTCGGCAGCCCGATTCTGCATACGACGGTAATGTATACCAATATGCGGGCTGGCCGGGACAGGCCGGAAGGCGATACCTGGTGGATCGACTACCGGAAACACGCTGACAACATCCGCAGATTGAAGGAAGCCGGACTCGAACGGCTGTACGTGCATTTCGACGGCATCGGTTACCGCGGTTATGACAATCTCGAACCGGACCAACTGCCGGTTGGACGGCAGCCCGGCGGCGTCGAGGGATTGAAACAATTGCTGGCCGAATGCCGCCGGCTGGATGTCGTTACCGCCTTTCATCAGCAATATCGCGATTTCTACACCGATGCGCCGAGTTACGACCCGGAGTTGTTGGTCCGGAAGGAAGACGGCAGCCGGCCGATGGACGATATCTGGGCGGGCGGCAAAAACGGCATTCTCTGTCAGCATCGTTCGCTGGATTATGTCCGTCGCAACAATCAGTTTCTGGCGATGCTGGGCGTCAGGGTCGACGGCTGTTATCTGGATGTGTTCGCGGCGGTACCGGCCGACGAATGCTACCACCCCGAACATCCGATGAGCCGGACGCAGTGTTATCGGGCGCGCGGCGAATGTTTCCGCTTTATCAAGGAGCAATGGGGCATCGTCAGTTCGGAAGAGCCGGTGGATTGGGCGATCCCTTATCTCGACCTGGCTCATCACGGACCGTGGCCGGTGATGGAGAATGATACGCCATTCGCGATTATGATTCCGTTGTTCAACCTGGTATATCATGACGCGATTTTCCTGCCGTTCGAATCGAAGATGACCCGCGATTCCTATTATTATCCGGCGACGGAAATTCCGGGTCTGTACGGATTGCTGAATGCCGGCATGCCGTATGTCGCCGAAGAGCCGACCCCGGAGGAACTGGAAACGGTCAAGGCGATGGCGGCGCTGCATCGGCGGGTCGGCCTGCTGGAGATGACTGGCCATGAATTGCTCGATGACGCCGGACGCCGGCAGCGCTCCACGTTTGCCGACGGTACGACGGTGACGATCGATCAGGAAAACGGCACTTACCGGATTGTTATACCGCCGGAGAATTGACGGCGGCGCGGAGGAAGGCAACGGCAAATTCATTGAAAGCAGGCGCGGAAACCGGAAGCGTCGGAGGGAACGGAATGGAAATCCGGGCGGAAAAACAGCGGCTGGCCGAAAAGATATTCTCGAACTGTTTCATCCTTTACGGCGCCGGGATCGGGGGAGGCGGGATGGCCGGTTGCGTTCGAGCGGCGAACGGTTGAATTGAATGAAGATGGTGAAAAACTTCGTTAGCTTTTCTGCTCTTTGCGTTTGTTGCGGTCCAGACGGTAATTGGTCAGGATTCCGCAGGCCAGCCGGGCGGCGGCCCAACTGCCGTTGCCGAGCTTTTTCATGCCGGCCGCCAGCAGATACTGGTGATTTTTCCGCATGTTGGTGTAGGATAAATCCTCGTTGCGCTTGAACAGCTCGATGATTTTCCGTTTGGTCTCTTCGGCAGTCATACTGCGCCGCAGCCGGATCTGTTTATAGGATATCCCGGCGCTCTGGACCGCTTTGCCCCAGTTGCCGAAACGTTTCAAGGCGGCCATATACAAGGATTTGTTGATCGTCTGGATATATTTGGAGTGCAGCGGTTCGCCGCGTTCGTCCATCGCCCGGATCTCTTCGAGGACGCCTTGCGATGTCCAGGTTTTATACTTGCGGATTTCATCGTAATCCAGCCCGCAGGCCTCGATGGTTTCGCCCCAGGAACCGAACAGCCGTTCGGCGGCGGCGTAGACATCCGGATAATTGGTCGCATAATAATAGGAATTCAACGGTTCCTGCCCGTAACGCTGCAGAATATGCTGTTGAATCATTTCCGGATGCCAAAGTTTTTTGAACATTTTACTCCTGTTTCCTACCCGTTAAAGACAAATTTACCTTGCTTTTCGGGCGATACTATACAGCATGATCGGAAACCATGCAAATACAATTATACCCCAATCGGGTTAAAATTGTTCAGAAATCACCGGCTGTCGCCGGCAAGGATGAGTGCGTTTGATTCTTTTGGCGACATTTGCCGCAGTCGCTTTCAAGCCGGGCCGCGATAATCCGAAAAATAGCGTTCCCCAACTGAAACCGGTCAGCAGACAGTAAGGAGATTAATTCATTGAAACGGACGGGAATGATTCCGGATCACTTTTCTGTACGGTCACATAAGATAATTGCAGTAGAAACCGTGTTCTTGTCAAGTGTGAAACGAATCGTTGCAGGGAGAGTTTTCAGGCCGGACCAGGATACCTTCAATGGTTTTTCCTGATGCACCGGCTCCTATTGCCCTTTCATTGATACCGTCTTCAACCGCGTTCCGGTTTGCCGAATCCGGGAAATTCAGCTATATTAACCGGATGCGGAAACGCATGGCCCAACTACAGTTCGTCAAGTAATATGGAGAGGAGTTTTCATGGGGGCGGCTTATTTTTTCGGCGACATGTCCGGCTGGCAACTGGCCGCTTTGATTCTTTCGGCGATTCTGATCGGCATCAACAAAACCGGGGTGCCCGGCATCGGCACCTTGCCGGTCATCATTCTGGCCCTGAGTTTCGATGCCAGGCTTTCGACCGGTTTGCAATTGGTGATGCTCTGTACCGCCGATCTGATGGCGGTGGCCTATTACCGGCAATATGCCGACTGGAAACTGGTGCTCCGGCTATTGCCGTGGGCGCTGGGCGGCATCGGGATGGGGGCGGTGGCGCTGGAATACCTCGACGACAGTTGGATGCGGCCGGTCATCGGCGGCATCATCCTGCTGATGGTGGCGATCCATTTCGGCCGGCAGTACTTGCTGCGCAACGACGACCGGGTGCCCCGGCATTGGGCCTTCACCGCATTTTTCGGCCTGATGGCCGGCTTCACCACCCAGATGGCCAACGCCGGCGGCCCGGTGATGGCCATCTATCTGCTGGCGATGCGGCTGCCGAAAAATAATTACATCGGCTGCTGCGCCTGGTACTTCCTGATCCTGAATTATTTGAAGCTGCCGATCTTCGTGCTGCAGGAGCGCATCACCTGGGCCTCTTTCCGGGCGGACCTGGCGATGCTGCCGGTGGTTTTGCTGGGCGCCTGGTGCGGGGTGTGGATTTTGAAGAAAATTCCGCAGCGCGGCTTCGAATGGATCATTCAGATTCTGGCGGTCATCGGCGCGCTGGTGGTGATCTTCAAGGATCAGCTATTGCCTTGAGGATCGTACGGCAAAAGCGCCATGGGAGCCTTTCGGCATCCCATGGCGCTTTTGCCGTTTTCAGCCGCCGCGTCGACGGCGGCGACCGGACGGGAACGTCGGTTTACTTGACGCACATGACATGGTAAATGCCGTCGATGACTTCCGTTCCTTCGGTGACGTGCTCGAAGCCCGGGAAGGAATGATCCCAGTCCTCCAGCGATTTGAGGTAACCGATCTGCGGGCTGTCGGCGCCGCCGAAATTTTCTCCGGACATCAGCATCGGAATGCCCGGCGGATACGGGATGATCGAGTTGGCGCTGATCCGGTTCATCAGCTTGCCGCTCGGCACCATTTCCACTTCGTTGGCGACGATCTTTTCATAGGCCTGCCGCGGCGTCATCGCCATTTTCGGCAGCGTCGCAAAGGCGGCGTTGAGCTTGGCGCCGGGGTTTTCCTTCTGCAGGTATTCGAACATCCGGTTGCTCAAATCCCGGATGCCGACGTTGCCGTAAACCGCCGGGAAGGCGTCGGCCAGTTCCGGCAGCACTTCCGCCACCGGCACGTTTTTGTCATAGAACTGCTTGAAGGCCAGTAGCGTATTGATCAGCGTACCCCATTTCCCCTTGGTGATGCCCATTGAGAACAGGAACATGATCTGGAAGTCGGTCGTCCGGGTCGGGACGATTCCTTCGTGGTACAGATAGCTGGAGACCAATGCCGCCGGCACGCCGCTCTGCAGCAATCTGCCGTCGTCGCCCATGCCGGGACCGAGGATGCTGACTTTGATCGGGTCGAGCATCACCCAGTTGTCCTCCAGGTCGGTGAAGCCGTGCCAGGTGTCTTTCGGATCCATCCGCCAGCACTTCTGCTCGGTGATCAGCAGTTCCCGCGGCGCATCGGCGAAATCGTAGACTTTGCCGGTTGCCGGATCGGTGACTTTTTCCGCATTCCACGGTTTGAAGAACCAGGAACCCTTTTTGGTGAAGTCGCGGTACAGCCGGGCCATCGCCTGGCGGAAATCGACCGCTTCCTCAATCACTTCGCGGGTCAACGAGGTACCGCTTTCGTTCATCATCGCCGTGGAGATGTCGTTGGAGGCGCAAATCGCGTACAGCGGCGAGGTCGTCGCATGCATCATGTAGGCCTGGTTGAACCGGTTGAAGTCGATCGAATCCTTGCCGTTGCGGATGTGGATGTAAGACGCCTGCGACAGTGCGTTGAGCAGTTTGTGGGTCGACTGGGTCGCGAAGACGGTCGGGCCGTCGTAATCGGCCGGAATTTCACCGCGCATCGCGAAATGGTCGGCGTACATCGGGTTGAACCGGGCGTAACCGTACCAGGCTTCGTCGAAATGGACCCGGTTGACGGTCAACGCCAGTTCATCCTGCACTTTGGCGGCGTTGTAGCACAGGCCGTCATAGGTGCAGTTGGTGACGACTGCATAGGCCGGTTTGTCGTATTTCGGCTTGAGGCCGGTGGCGGCGATTTTGGCCTTGATGGTGGCCGGGGTCATTTCCGAACGATGGATCGGTCCGATGATGCCGTAGCGGTTGCGGGTCGGGATCAGGTAAACCGGGATGGCGCCGGTCAGGATCAGGCCCTGTTCGATCGATTTGTGGCAATTGCGGTCGCAGATGGCGATATCGCCTTCGCGCAGACAGATCTGCATGACGGTCCGGTTGGAGCCGGAGGTGCCGACGACGACCGAATAGGATTGGTCGGACCCGAATACCTTGGCGGCGAATTTTTCGCTGACGCCGAAGGCGCCGGAGTGATCGAGCAGCGAACCGATGCTGGAACGTTCGATGCCGGTGTCGGTGCGGAAGAGGTTTTCCCCGTAAAAGTCGTAGAATTTCTTGCCGGCCGGACTTTTGGTGAAACCGACGCCGCCCTGGTGGCCCGGTGCCGCCCAGGAGTATTCGTGGCTGTCTTCGTTGTACTGCCAGATCGCTTTCATCAACGGCGGCAGCAGGAGATCGCGGAACCGCTTGATGGCCGCTTCCACCCTGCCGGCGACGAAGACCGGGCTGTCCTCGAAGATCCAGACGAATTCGCTGACCAGCGCCATCAGTTTTTCCGACATTGCCTGGGCGGTTTTCGCCCGGTCAGCCAGCAGGAACACCGGTACTTTGGCTTGGCGGTCCTTGATGAATTTCAACAGTTCGATCGCTTTGAGTTCACTCTTGGCGTCCAGTTCCATGTCGCTGGTGATCATGAAGCAATCGATGTCCATGTTATTGCCGACGATCGGCCAGGCTTCCGCGTAGGAATCGGCCTGGATGACCCGGATGTTGTTGTCGAGCAGAACTTCGCTCAAATTGTCCAGCGCCATATTCATGGCGCCGTTGGCGGCGCTGCGTTCGTCGAGAACGATCAGAACCTGATAGGTGTCGATGTTGTTCGTCATAATTACTACTCCTCTATGAGTTGATTGGGATATTCAGCGTTAAATTGCCAGCCAGCCGACGGAAAATGCGATGACTGAGCCGATTGCCACGACGGTGATTGCAATGGCACCGATCAATTCCGGTTTGGTGAAGATCGGCTGTCCTTTGGCGTTCGGATCCGATTCGATCGCCTTGCGCCGGGTGTAAATGTAGACCGGAATGCCGATCATCAGAAAGACGAAGGCCAGCGCCATATATTTCAGGCCGGCGGCGTAGATCATCCACACGCCATAGATGGAGCCGAGGATGCCGCAGGCATAGGCGAAGTGGAATTTGACCGGCATGTTGGCCGGATACTGCTTTTTCGCGCAGATTTCCCAAAGATAGGCGGTGCAGGCCAGGTAGGGCGGCAGGATCATCACGGCGGTGATGGTCAGCATGAAAATCCAGGCGGTGCTGTCGAAGTAAACCATGATCATCGTCACCTGCATGACCAGACTGGGGACCCACAGCGAAACGTTCGGCATGTTGTTTTTGTTTTCCCGGGTGAAAATTTTCGGGAAGGTTCCGTCCTGGGCGGCGGCGTACGGAATCTGGGCGATCATGATCGTGAAGGCCAGCCAGGAGGTCAGCAGCGCGACGATGACGCCGAGGTTCATCAGCCAGCCGCCCCAGTCGCCGACGACATCCTGCAGCAGCGGCGCGGTCGAAGGATTGGCCAGGCCGGCCAGTTCCGGCTGGTACATCTTGCCGAACGGCAGGATGGACAGCAATGCGTAAATCAACAGGCAGGCCAGAAAACCCAGCACGGTGGCTTTGCCGACCGCGCTCTGGCTTTTGGCTTTGCCGGAAACCACCACGGCGCCTTCGATGCCGATGAATGCCCAGAGGGTGACCGGCATCGTCGATTTGATCTGGTCGATCAGACTGCCCAGCGGTTTGATGCCGTGGGCCGGAATCGTCTCAGTGCCCATGACGTCGGTGCTGAAGAAGGTCCAGCGGAACACGTAGAGCATGATCAGGATAAACAGCAGGATCGGCACCAGTTTGCAGATCGTGCCGATCGTGTTGATGAAGGTCGCCTGCTGCATGCCGCGCAGCACGGCGAAATTCATCACCCAGATGATGATCGAACCGCCGATGATCGACCAGATGTTGTTGCCGCCAGTGAAAGTGCCCGGAAAGAAATAATTCATCGCATCCATCAGCAGCACGGCGAAGCCGACGTTGCCGAAAATATTGCAGAGCCAGTAGGCCCAGGCCATTTCGAAGCCGGCGAATTTGCCGAAACCCAACCGTGCGTAAGCGTAAATACCGGTCGTCGCATCCGGCCTGGCGTCGGCCAGCACCCGGAAGGTATTGGCCAGGAAGAAC harbors:
- a CDS encoding DUF5696 domain-containing protein — protein: MVNCGWKNVLAGVLFAAGWLSAAKCEYAPQLAPGILARVQAAAEPADMRSKNFVTAEPAGDELLLKSGEVIVSLNRRNLTVTVRRAGQIWRLAELTPSVVRFNGEDHQLELKSAGRRRIEPEQFAGVLGYKIYLAGWKAAGVELDLAMVLFVGLEWETGDVIFELRPQETGAVWRQCRWPGALEAGDADGTAVPFMQGLYIPRRWPQAFETPYGDGPGYGMAYGRTLYMPWWGISRGGQSAMLILETPDDAGCTLKHSPESGTGVEVLWLHSLGKMGYVRRARLSTLDGNYVQMAKRYRQYAREHGKFVGLNEKIARTPVLEKLLGSPILHTTVMYTNMRAGRDRPEGDTWWIDYRKHADNIRRLKEAGLERLYVHFDGIGYRGYDNLEPDQLPVGRQPGGVEGLKQLLAECRRLDVVTAFHQQYRDFYTDAPSYDPELLVRKEDGSRPMDDIWAGGKNGILCQHRSLDYVRRNNQFLAMLGVRVDGCYLDVFAAVPADECYHPEHPMSRTQCYRARGECFRFIKEQWGIVSSEEPVDWAIPYLDLAHHGPWPVMENDTPFAIMIPLFNLVYHDAIFLPFESKMTRDSYYYPATEIPGLYGLLNAGMPYVAEEPTPEELETVKAMAALHRRVGLLEMTGHELLDDAGRRQRSTFADGTTVTIDQENGTYRIVIPPEN
- a CDS encoding sulfite exporter TauE/SafE family protein; the encoded protein is MGAAYFFGDMSGWQLAALILSAILIGINKTGVPGIGTLPVIILALSFDARLSTGLQLVMLCTADLMAVAYYRQYADWKLVLRLLPWALGGIGMGAVALEYLDDSWMRPVIGGIILLMVAIHFGRQYLLRNDDRVPRHWAFTAFFGLMAGFTTQMANAGGPVMAIYLLAMRLPKNNYIGCCAWYFLILNYLKLPIFVLQERITWASFRADLAMLPVVLLGAWCGVWILKKIPQRGFEWIIQILAVIGALVVIFKDQLLP
- a CDS encoding basic amino acid/polyamine antiporter, with protein sequence MSDSSDSKKLGVIPLAALVVSAMIGGGIFSLPQNMAQSAALTAVILSWVITGIGMFFLANTFRVLADARPDATTGIYAYARLGFGKFAGFEMAWAYWLCNIFGNVGFAVLLMDAMNYFFPGTFTGGNNIWSIIGGSIIIWVMNFAVLRGMQQATFINTIGTICKLVPILLFILIMLYVFRWTFFSTDVMGTETIPAHGIKPLGSLIDQIKSTMPVTLWAFIGIEGAVVVSGKAKSQSAVGKATVLGFLACLLIYALLSILPFGKMYQPELAGLANPSTAPLLQDVVGDWGGWLMNLGVIVALLTSWLAFTIMIAQIPYAAAQDGTFPKIFTRENKNNMPNVSLWVPSLVMQVTMIMVYFDSTAWIFMLTITAVMILPPYLACTAYLWEICAKKQYPANMPVKFHFAYACGILGSIYGVWMIYAAGLKYMALAFVFLMIGIPVYIYTRRKAIESDPNAKGQPIFTKPELIGAIAITVVAIGSVIAFSVGWLAI
- the adiA gene encoding arginine decarboxylase, coding for MTNNIDTYQVLIVLDERSAANGAMNMALDNLSEVLLDNNIRVIQADSYAEAWPIVGNNMDIDCFMITSDMELDAKSELKAIELLKFIKDRQAKVPVFLLADRAKTAQAMSEKLMALVSEFVWIFEDSPVFVAGRVEAAIKRFRDLLLPPLMKAIWQYNEDSHEYSWAAPGHQGGVGFTKSPAGKKFYDFYGENLFRTDTGIERSSIGSLLDHSGAFGVSEKFAAKVFGSDQSYSVVVGTSGSNRTVMQICLREGDIAICDRNCHKSIEQGLILTGAIPVYLIPTRNRYGIIGPIHRSEMTPATIKAKIAATGLKPKYDKPAYAVVTNCTYDGLCYNAAKVQDELALTVNRVHFDEAWYGYARFNPMYADHFAMRGEIPADYDGPTVFATQSTHKLLNALSQASYIHIRNGKDSIDFNRFNQAYMMHATTSPLYAICASNDISTAMMNESGTSLTREVIEEAVDFRQAMARLYRDFTKKGSWFFKPWNAEKVTDPATGKVYDFADAPRELLITEQKCWRMDPKDTWHGFTDLEDNWVMLDPIKVSILGPGMGDDGRLLQSGVPAALVSSYLYHEGIVPTRTTDFQIMFLFSMGITKGKWGTLINTLLAFKQFYDKNVPVAEVLPELADAFPAVYGNVGIRDLSNRMFEYLQKENPGAKLNAAFATLPKMAMTPRQAYEKIVANEVEMVPSGKLMNRISANSIIPYPPGIPMLMSGENFGGADSPQIGYLKSLEDWDHSFPGFEHVTEGTEVIDGIYHVMCVK